A window of the Cannabis sativa cultivar Pink pepper isolate KNU-18-1 chromosome X, ASM2916894v1, whole genome shotgun sequence genome harbors these coding sequences:
- the LOC115713340 gene encoding E3 ubiquitin-protein ligase PUB23, protein MNVLLSTSSQNKTNCLIIIITSTAMEEYPPHHFLCPISREVMKEPVTIFSGVTYDRTSIEKWFFTYKKKTCPTTMQKASDFTLTPNHTLNRLILSWQSPNTTTTTSSPSSSNSSNYKHEHMVELLKAIDSSPFKVRSLKEMRSLLQIDGDEAAKSDFIKSNGVQILCKILTQILFSDGSDFVTFRACEEAIAVLYQLVSVVVLLSEKEEEHQVFDLLSQPDTMRSMVTMLQKASADTRLHTLSILRNIAKKTNYDWNSDHASQGTDFFKSLLELVSDQISTKASSSALEVLIEILSKSKKSRLRAIEAGAVCVLIELLPESNRSRCEKMLYLTKLLCECAEGRTELVEHGMGIAAVSKKMLEASRTATKVGVKVLSLVCSFHGNEKVLEEMVMCGAVKKLVALLHIDGRSSTKDKVVKMFKLHANSWKRYPCFSTHYNQYLGLLVNTNDNNHHIQ, encoded by the coding sequence ATGAATGTGTTACTCTCAACTTCCTcccaaaacaaaacaaattgcttaataataataattacatcAACGGCCATGGAAGAGTATCCACCGCACCATTTCTTGTGCCCAATCTCAAGAGAGGTAATGAAAGAACCCGTCACCATTTTCAGTGGCGTCACCTACGATCGAACAAGCATCGAAAAATGGTTCTTTACATACAAGAAGAAGACATGTCCGACCACCATGCAAAAAGCCTCCGATTTCACCTTAACCCCAAATCACACTCTCAATCGCCTCATTCTCTCTTGGCAATCTCCCAATACCACCACAACGACgtcatctccttcttcttcgaaTAGTAGTAATTATAAACACGAACACATGGTGGAGCTTCTAAAGGCAATCGATTCCTCTCCGTTTAAGGTCCGATCGTTGAAAGAAATGCGTTCTCTTCTTCAAATCGACGGCGATGAAGCTGCCAAATCGGATTTTATCAAATCCAACGGCGTACAAATCCTCTGTAAAATTCTTACACAGATTCTCTTTTCGGACGGATCTGATTTCGTTACGTTTCGAGCTTGTGAAGAAGCTATAGCAGTTTTATACCAGTTGGTTTCCGTAGTTGTTTTGTTatcagaaaaagaagaagaacatcaaGTGTTTGATTTATTGTCTCAACCAGACACAATGAGATCTATGGTAACGATGCTTCAAAAAGCCAGCGCAGATACGAGGCTCCACACTCTTTCAATTCTCAGAAACATAGCAAAGAAGACAAATTACGATTGGAACTCAGATCACGCATCACAAGGAACAGATTTCTTCAAGTCGTTGTTGGAGTTAGTCTCTGATCAAATCAGCACCAAGGCTAGCTCATCAGCTTTAGAGGTTTTGATAGAGATTCTAagcaaatcaaagaagagcagGCTCCGAGCCATCGAAGCAGGCGCGGTGTGCGTGCTCATCGAGCTTCTCCCCGAATCGAACAGATCAAGATGCGAGAAAATGCTTTACTTGACAAAGCTACTGTGCGAATGCGCGGAGGGAAGGACGGAACTGGTTGAGCACGGTATGGGAATAGCAGCAGTGTCGAAGAAGATGTTGGAGGCTTCAAGGACGGCAACGAAGGTGGGTGTGAAGGTGCTGAGCTTGGTGTGTAGTTTTCATGGGAATGAGAAGGTTTTGGAGGAGATGGTTATGTGTGGAGCGGTAAAGAAACTTGTGGCTCTGCTTCATATTGATGGGAGAAGCTCAACCAAAGATAAGGTTGTGAAGATGTTTAAGTTGCATGCCAATTCATGGAAACGTTACCCTTGTTTCTCCACTCACTACAATCAATATTTGGGCTTACTTGTTAATACTAATGATAACAATCATCATATACAATAG